Proteins co-encoded in one Deinococcus carri genomic window:
- a CDS encoding agmatine deiminase family protein, translating to MPPEWAQHAATWLSWPQGDELWFGHLAGVREEFAELVRTIARFEPVHLLVRDLESERDARARLEGANVTYHHVPLDDSWIRDNGPIFITQGQPTTHNPPPTSLVNWRFNAWGGKFEWENDDRIPEYVAQFLDMPHWDRPEVLEGGGLEVNGAGVGLTTRSCFLTDTRNPGMTEADYAALLRDTLGVEKLLWLDGGLENDHTDGHIDTITRFVDPRTIVTSVAGDQQDANFPVMQKNLADLRGMTDLEGQPFRVVELPLPAVRLEGAEGRLPPTYANFYIGNGFVVVPQYGDPNDLSALDILRPLFPGREVIGLPSRAIIEGGGSFHCLTQQQPLGEPWSGE from the coding sequence ATGCCGCCCGAATGGGCGCAGCATGCCGCCACCTGGCTGAGCTGGCCGCAAGGCGACGAGCTGTGGTTCGGCCACCTCGCGGGCGTGCGCGAAGAGTTCGCGGAGCTGGTGCGGACGATTGCCCGCTTCGAGCCGGTGCATCTGCTGGTGCGCGACCTGGAAAGCGAGCGGGACGCCCGCGCCCGCCTGGAAGGCGCGAACGTCACCTACCACCACGTCCCGCTGGACGACTCGTGGATTCGGGACAACGGCCCGATTTTTATCACTCAGGGCCAGCCCACCACCCACAACCCACCACCTACATCCCTCGTCAACTGGCGCTTCAACGCCTGGGGCGGCAAGTTCGAGTGGGAGAACGACGACCGTATTCCCGAGTACGTGGCGCAGTTCCTGGATATGCCCCACTGGGACCGCCCCGAGGTGCTGGAGGGCGGCGGCCTGGAGGTCAACGGCGCGGGCGTGGGCCTCACCACCCGGTCCTGCTTCCTGACCGACACGCGCAACCCCGGAATGACGGAAGCAGACTACGCGGCCCTGCTGCGCGACACGCTGGGCGTGGAAAAGCTGCTGTGGCTGGACGGCGGCCTGGAAAACGACCACACCGACGGCCACATCGACACCATCACCCGCTTCGTTGACCCGCGGACCATCGTGACCAGTGTGGCCGGGGACCAGCAGGACGCGAACTTCCCCGTGATGCAGAAGAATCTGGCCGACCTGCGGGGGATGACCGACCTGGAGGGCCAGCCCTTCCGCGTCGTGGAACTGCCGCTGCCCGCCGTGCGGCTGGAGGGCGCGGAGGGACGACTCCCGCCCACCTACGCGAACTTCTACATCGGCAACGGGTTCGTGGTCGTGCCGCAGTATGGCGACCCCAATGACCTTTCTGCGCTGGACATCCTGCGCCCCCTCTTCCCCGGCCGGGAGGTTATCGGCCTGCCCAGCCGCGCGATTATCGAGGGGGGCGGTTCCTTCCACTGCCTGACGCAGCAGCAGCCGCTGGGGGAGCCGTGGTCGGGCGAGTGA
- a CDS encoding flavin reductase family protein — protein MTPAAFPSPEFRHFDFAALSAADRYKLVTGVIVPRPIAWVGTLGADGHVNLAPYSFFGLMGSDPAVVAFAPGDRADGTPKDTALNIAPGGEFTVNLVSADLAPLMNATATDFPHGMGEAQTLGVPLAPGVKVRVPRVAASPAALECREVQTVQIGRTRVILGEVLGLTLRADALLDEQKRHVDTAVLDLIGRMGGRGTYTLTRDTFTIDRVSYAQWQAGKE, from the coding sequence ATGACCCCTGCGGCCTTTCCATCCCCAGAGTTCCGGCACTTCGATTTCGCTGCGCTGAGTGCCGCCGACCGCTACAAGCTGGTCACGGGCGTGATCGTGCCGCGGCCGATTGCCTGGGTGGGCACCCTGGGCGCGGACGGGCACGTGAACCTCGCGCCGTATTCCTTTTTCGGCCTGATGGGGTCCGACCCGGCGGTCGTGGCCTTTGCCCCCGGCGACCGCGCCGACGGCACGCCCAAGGACACTGCCCTGAACATCGCCCCGGGCGGCGAGTTCACCGTCAATCTGGTCAGCGCCGACCTCGCGCCCCTCATGAACGCCACCGCGACCGACTTTCCGCACGGCATGGGCGAAGCCCAGACGCTGGGCGTACCCCTCGCGCCGGGCGTGAAGGTCCGCGTGCCGCGTGTCGCCGCCAGCCCCGCCGCCCTCGAATGCCGCGAGGTCCAGACGGTTCAGATTGGCCGCACCCGCGTCATCCTGGGCGAGGTGCTGGGCCTGACCCTGCGCGCGGACGCCCTGCTGGACGAGCAGAAACGCCACGTGGACACTGCGGTGCTGGACCTGATCGGGCGAATGGGGGGGCGGGGCACGTACACCCTCACACGGGACACCTTCACCATCGACCGGGTGAGCTACGCGCAGTGGCAGGCAGGGAAGGAGTAG
- a CDS encoding SgcJ/EcaC family oxidoreductase, producing the protein MTKPEQVLEAYRAAVYAKDVDALLSLYDEDVCVFDMWGSWSYDGADAWRGMVTNWFASLGTERVVVALEDVQTTLADGLAVIRAFVTYTGVSAEGNTLRAMHNRLTCVLRQQGDGWKIVHEHSSAPADFETGRVILQR; encoded by the coding sequence ATGACGAAGCCAGAGCAGGTGCTGGAGGCCTACAGGGCCGCGGTGTACGCAAAAGACGTCGACGCCCTCCTGTCCCTGTACGACGAGGACGTGTGTGTCTTCGACATGTGGGGAAGCTGGTCGTATGACGGAGCCGACGCCTGGCGCGGGATGGTCACGAACTGGTTCGCCTCACTGGGCACCGAGCGGGTGGTCGTGGCTCTGGAAGATGTGCAAACGACCCTAGCAGACGGGCTGGCGGTGATTCGTGCCTTTGTGACCTACACGGGTGTATCGGCCGAGGGCAACACCTTGCGGGCCATGCACAACCGCCTGACCTGCGTGCTCCGGCAACAGGGCGACGGCTGGAAAATCGTCCATGAACACAGCTCGGCACCCGCCGACTTCGAGACGGGGAGGGTCATCCTCCAACGCTGA
- a CDS encoding GNAT family N-acetyltransferase → MVGRVIPLGGGYSARPISFEAYREACTRLEGRIFGGNWGYAFDPPVKALPPLGETFQWGIFCGKELVGWHHAHQRDERTVYMADTGLLPEHQGQGLYSRLLPHLVDVYREAGYTLVTSHHRATNNRVIIPKLRAGFFIQGLNLYEGGLNVALTLSLDWPYREALHVRSGFRQAAGETARRLGLNLEPSGEEPEPAVPRVPVPETDGEGLDLGDGYILRRVPYEVYWNVYARLEDAAYQSVSFDWASPALRPSPDVPRYAWLVSHAGEVAGWQLSRQWDARTAYMVNTAFLPGHRGRGLYTRLLPVVLDALRAEGYRLVRSHHHATNNAVLIPKLRAGFRIQGLQTDEHGVMAVLIHSFDPVYREYMDARSGLTRPRGEVARRLGLKLRGPEFEGG, encoded by the coding sequence GTGGTCGGGCGAGTGATTCCGCTGGGCGGTGGCTACAGCGCCCGTCCCATCTCCTTCGAGGCGTACCGGGAAGCCTGCACTCGGCTGGAAGGCCGCATCTTCGGCGGGAACTGGGGGTATGCCTTCGACCCGCCTGTCAAGGCCCTGCCGCCGCTGGGCGAAACCTTCCAGTGGGGGATTTTCTGCGGCAAGGAACTCGTCGGCTGGCACCACGCCCACCAGCGTGACGAGCGGACGGTCTACATGGCCGACACCGGGCTTCTGCCCGAGCATCAGGGCCAGGGCCTGTATTCCCGCCTGCTGCCGCACCTGGTGGACGTGTACCGGGAGGCCGGGTACACCCTCGTCACCAGCCACCACCGGGCAACGAATAACCGCGTCATCATCCCCAAGCTGCGCGCGGGCTTTTTCATCCAGGGGCTGAACCTGTACGAGGGCGGCCTGAACGTGGCCCTCACGCTCAGCCTAGATTGGCCGTACCGGGAAGCGCTGCACGTCCGCAGCGGCTTCCGGCAGGCCGCGGGCGAGACGGCGCGGCGGCTGGGATTGAACCTGGAGCCGTCGGGAGAGGAGCCGGAACCGGCAGTGCCCCGCGTCCCCGTGCCGGAGACGGACGGCGAGGGCCTGGACCTGGGAGACGGGTACATCCTCCGGCGCGTGCCCTACGAGGTGTACTGGAACGTCTACGCGCGGCTGGAAGACGCCGCCTACCAGTCCGTGTCCTTCGACTGGGCCTCCCCCGCGTTACGCCCCAGCCCTGACGTGCCCAGATACGCCTGGCTGGTCTCGCACGCGGGCGAGGTGGCGGGCTGGCAGCTTTCGCGCCAGTGGGACGCGCGGACGGCCTATATGGTGAACACGGCCTTTCTGCCGGGCCATCGGGGCAGGGGCCTTTATACCCGCCTGCTCCCGGTCGTGCTGGACGCGCTGAGGGCGGAAGGCTACCGCCTCGTCCGCAGCCACCACCACGCCACCAACAACGCGGTGTTGATTCCCAAACTGCGCGCGGGGTTCCGTATCCAGGGCCTCCAGACCGACGAACATGGCGTGATGGCGGTCCTGATTCACTCCTTCGACCCCGTGTACCGTGAGTACATGGACGCCCGCAGCGGCCTGACCCGCCCGCGCGGCGAGGTGGCCCGCCGCCTGGGCTTGAAGTTGCGCGGGCCTGAATTTGAGGGAGGATAA
- a CDS encoding DUF2089 domain-containing protein, with protein sequence MPRPLPLPFPDETEAPLVTELRFPTSGVTVRGVFELNEFAILTPENLDFLRLYIRVRGNLKEVERVLGVSYPTVRARFDTLLRAIGYEPEAADPQAEVLASLERGEITPDEAARKLRR encoded by the coding sequence ATGCCCAGACCCCTCCCCCTCCCTTTCCCCGACGAGACGGAAGCCCCGCTGGTCACGGAACTGCGGTTCCCGACCAGCGGCGTGACCGTGCGCGGCGTCTTCGAACTGAACGAGTTCGCCATCCTGACGCCCGAGAATCTGGACTTCCTGCGCCTGTATATCCGCGTGCGCGGCAACCTCAAGGAGGTCGAGCGCGTGCTGGGCGTCAGCTATCCCACCGTGCGCGCCCGCTTCGACACCCTGCTGCGTGCCATCGGCTACGAACCCGAAGCTGCCGACCCCCAGGCCGAGGTCCTCGCCAGCCTGGAACGCGGCGAGATCACCCCGGACGAGGCGGCGCGGAAGCTGCGGCGGTAG
- a CDS encoding Uma2 family endonuclease codes for MSEPAPRAMSMEEYLRTEEKSPYKREYVGGFVYPLHAQAGARRPHVLICMNIAGTLYADAIRAGCRLYQSDMKLRAQDSSSFFYPDVMLVCDQDSGDQDAETSPCLLVEVLSDSTASHDRFGKYGVYTAIPSLQTYLIVEQKERRVYAYSRQESGWQLQELVGSGEIEVPCLGRTLTLDEIYLGVLEGT; via the coding sequence ATGAGCGAACCCGCCCCCAGAGCGATGAGCATGGAGGAGTACCTGCGCACGGAGGAAAAAAGCCCCTACAAGCGCGAGTATGTCGGCGGGTTCGTGTACCCGCTGCACGCTCAGGCGGGGGCCAGACGACCACACGTCCTGATTTGCATGAACATTGCGGGGACACTCTACGCCGACGCTATCCGCGCCGGTTGCCGCCTGTACCAGAGCGACATGAAGCTGCGCGCCCAGGACAGCAGCTCCTTTTTCTACCCGGACGTGATGCTCGTCTGTGACCAAGACAGCGGCGACCAGGACGCCGAAACCTCCCCCTGCCTGCTGGTGGAGGTCCTCTCGGACAGCACCGCCTCCCACGACCGGTTCGGGAAATACGGCGTCTACACCGCCATTCCCAGCCTCCAGACGTATCTCATCGTGGAGCAGAAGGAACGGCGGGTATACGCCTACAGCCGGCAGGAAAGCGGGTGGCAGTTGCAGGAACTCGTCGGCAGCGGCGAGATAGAGGTGCCCTGCCTGGGCCGCACGCTGACGCTGGACGAGATTTACCTCGGGGTGCTGGAGGGGACGTGA
- the xseB gene encoding exodeoxyribonuclease VII small subunit: protein MPDASPPLTYREAYARLSRIAAELENGEADLDRVLPLLEEARAAYAACRERIEAVRAVLTEGWTDADEEDDPEAQEED, encoded by the coding sequence GTGCCGGACGCTTCCCCGCCCCTCACCTACCGCGAGGCCTACGCGCGGCTCTCGCGGATTGCCGCCGAACTCGAAAACGGGGAGGCCGACCTCGACCGCGTGCTGCCGCTGCTCGAAGAGGCCCGCGCCGCCTACGCCGCCTGCCGCGAGCGCATCGAGGCCGTGCGCGCGGTGCTGACGGAGGGCTGGACGGACGCGGACGAGGAAGACGACCCGGAGGCGCAAGAGGAGGACTGA
- a CDS encoding iron ABC transporter permease, whose protein sequence is MSYEQEGRVLVPPVPRRLGRTAVLVLVLLGAVVLAVGLGSVTIPPGEVLGALWRGITGAELAGNDVIVWQLRLPRVVMGVVVGACLAVCGGAFQGVFRNPLADPYLLGVASGAGLGAAVGIVAGWPRGTIPLAALVTALAAVAVTLGLAREGRRFPPTRLILAGVVVGSVLSALTTFLMLGGEDRARRVLAYTLGDLGFSGWPDIAAVLPYAAVGCGVLMLLGRALDTLQLGDLTARSLGVPVERLRLLVVVAASLATAAAVAYVGIIGFVGLIVPHVVRLVWGASHRVLLPVSALLGGTLLVLADLLARTTPLSQVGVVTTLLGGPFFLWLLRRGRYE, encoded by the coding sequence ATGAGCTATGAGCAGGAAGGGCGGGTGCTGGTCCCGCCCGTTCCGCGCCGCCTGGGGCGCACCGCCGTGCTGGTGCTGGTGCTGCTGGGGGCCGTCGTGCTGGCGGTGGGTCTGGGCAGCGTGACCATTCCGCCCGGCGAGGTGCTGGGGGCGCTGTGGCGGGGCATCACAGGGGCCGAACTCGCCGGAAACGACGTCATCGTGTGGCAGCTTCGCCTACCGCGTGTGGTGATGGGCGTGGTGGTGGGGGCGTGCCTGGCGGTGTGCGGGGGGGCGTTTCAGGGCGTCTTTCGCAACCCGCTGGCCGACCCCTACCTGCTGGGCGTGGCGAGCGGCGCGGGGCTGGGGGCGGCGGTGGGCATCGTGGCGGGGTGGCCGCGCGGCACCATTCCGCTGGCCGCACTGGTGACGGCGCTCGCGGCGGTCGCCGTGACGCTGGGTCTGGCGCGCGAGGGCCGGCGCTTTCCGCCCACGCGCCTGATTCTGGCGGGGGTGGTGGTGGGCAGCGTCCTGAGTGCCCTGACCACCTTCCTGATGCTGGGCGGCGAGGACCGGGCGCGGCGGGTGCTGGCCTACACCCTGGGCGACCTGGGCTTCAGCGGGTGGCCCGACATCGCGGCGGTGCTGCCCTACGCCGCCGTGGGCTGCGGCGTGCTGATGCTGCTGGGCCGGGCGCTCGACACCCTGCAACTGGGCGACCTGACCGCCCGCAGCCTGGGCGTGCCGGTCGAGCGGCTGCGGCTGCTGGTGGTGGTCGCCGCCAGCCTCGCCACCGCCGCCGCCGTCGCCTACGTGGGCATCATCGGCTTCGTGGGCCTGATCGTGCCGCACGTGGTCCGGCTGGTCTGGGGCGCGAGCCACCGCGTGCTGCTGCCCGTCTCCGCCCTGCTGGGGGGCACCCTGCTGGTGCTGGCCGACCTGCTGGCACGCACCACGCCGCTCTCGCAGGTCGGGGTGGTCACGACGCTGCTGGGGGGGCCGTTCTTTCTGTGGTTGCTCAGGCGGGGAAGGTATGAGTAG
- a CDS encoding GNAT family N-acetyltransferase, whose amino-acid sequence MPFTLRPAAPPDAPALAHIHTTSWRETYMGLMPEDFLARMTDEAARQRRQASWERTLAEGRELVLVAEQDGEVVAFASGGPARDHPGVDVELYTLYALQAAHGQGLGRALLHALARELGAGGARNLALWVLDVNPTRQWYARQGGREAGEKVVALPGGAELREVRLVWDDLTRLR is encoded by the coding sequence ATGCCGTTCACCCTCCGGCCCGCCGCGCCCCCCGACGCGCCCGCCCTCGCGCACATTCACACCACGAGCTGGCGGGAGACGTACATGGGGTTGATGCCCGAAGACTTCCTGGCGCGGATGACGGATGAGGCCGCCCGGCAGCGGCGGCAAGCAAGCTGGGAACGGACGCTCGCGGAGGGGCGGGAACTCGTCCTCGTTGCCGAGCAGGACGGCGAGGTGGTCGCCTTCGCCTCGGGCGGCCCGGCACGGGACCACCCCGGCGTGGACGTCGAGCTGTATACCCTCTATGCCCTGCAAGCGGCGCACGGGCAGGGCCTCGGGCGGGCGCTGCTGCACGCGCTGGCACGGGAACTGGGGGCGGGCGGCGCGCGCAACCTGGCCCTGTGGGTGCTGGACGTGAACCCCACCCGCCAGTGGTACGCGCGGCAGGGCGGGCGCGAGGCGGGCGAGAAGGTGGTGGCCCTGCCCGGCGGCGCTGAGCTGCGTGAAGTGCGTCTGGTCTGGGACGACCTCACCCGGCTACGATAG
- a CDS encoding lysophospholipid acyltransferase family protein produces the protein MSDARPPAASAPAETARIPHVNPLVYRAVVFVTSLPVLLRGHRFEVHGRENVPPPGTPLIVAGNHRTNLDPFLIARSLPPGRYLQFMSKKELFVPVIGDIIRAGGSFPVDRTINDLGAVRTSLRILQAGGTLGIFPEGTRGGGEMQGGVALLALKGKAPILPVGLSREGKRWIVRFGEPIPPAGGIKALTATLGERLAELSQPVG, from the coding sequence ATGAGTGACGCCCGTCCCCCCGCTGCCTCCGCCCCGGCGGAAACGGCACGCATTCCGCACGTGAATCCCCTGGTGTACCGCGCGGTCGTGTTTGTCACCTCGCTGCCCGTGCTGCTGCGGGGGCACCGGTTCGAGGTGCATGGCCGCGAGAACGTCCCACCGCCCGGCACGCCGCTGATCGTGGCGGGGAACCACCGCACCAACCTCGACCCCTTTCTGATCGCGCGCAGTCTTCCGCCGGGCCGCTACCTGCAATTCATGTCCAAGAAGGAACTGTTCGTGCCGGTGATTGGCGACATCATCCGCGCGGGCGGCTCCTTTCCGGTGGACCGCACCATCAACGACCTGGGGGCGGTGCGCACCAGCCTGCGCATTCTGCAAGCGGGCGGCACGCTGGGCATCTTCCCGGAGGGCACGCGCGGCGGCGGCGAGATGCAGGGCGGCGTGGCGCTGCTGGCCCTCAAGGGCAAGGCCCCCATCCTGCCCGTGGGCCTCAGCCGCGAGGGCAAACGCTGGATCGTACGCTTCGGTGAACCCATCCCGCCTGCCGGGGGCATCAAGGCGTTGACGGCCACTCTGGGCGAGCGCCTCGCGGAACTCTCGCAGCCCGTGGGCTGA
- a CDS encoding (2Fe-2S) ferredoxin domain-containing protein encodes MPPKFFPTRGHLLVCQGQNCQARGSALLYKALWNHLERTSLAYYKKGGSVRLTESGCLGACSYGPALCVYRHKGGGLEEGWYAAADFPLAARVAQAVHEEAELPEDRKYGL; translated from the coding sequence ATGCCCCCCAAATTCTTTCCCACCCGCGGGCACCTGCTGGTCTGCCAGGGCCAGAATTGCCAGGCACGCGGTTCCGCGCTGCTCTACAAAGCCCTCTGGAACCACCTCGAACGCACGTCCCTCGCCTACTACAAGAAGGGCGGCAGCGTCCGCCTCACCGAGAGCGGCTGCCTGGGCGCGTGCAGCTATGGCCCAGCCCTGTGCGTCTACCGCCACAAGGGCGGCGGGCTGGAAGAAGGCTGGTACGCCGCCGCCGACTTCCCCCTGGCCGCACGGGTCGCGCAGGCCGTCCACGAGGAGGCGGAGTTGCCGGAAGACCGGAAGTACGGGCTGTAG
- a CDS encoding ABC transporter substrate-binding protein, whose amino-acid sequence MQKFLPLTVLSLTLGTATLSRAAGATTYPLTLTDDLGRQVTVKAEPRRIVSLLPSDTETLCALGVCDRLVGVDTYSDFPQQVTRLPKVGGLYDPDLEKIVALKPDLVVVSKYGKLEGPLTRAGITVLAVNPETYDEVFSKTLTLGRVVNREAQAKQLVLNMKRDIARVEILTRNATRKPSTYLEIDPAPYSVGPNSFIGVLLAKAGARNIIPASMGDFPKVDPEFIVKANPALMLGLDLKTARSRPGWNSLQAVKTGRVLPIPKELNTILGRPGPRLPEALRGLARLVHPELFR is encoded by the coding sequence ATGCAAAAGTTTCTGCCCCTCACCGTGCTGAGCCTGACCCTGGGCACTGCGACCCTGAGCCGTGCGGCGGGCGCGACCACCTACCCCCTCACCCTCACCGACGACCTGGGCCGCCAGGTGACGGTGAAGGCCGAACCGAGGCGCATCGTGAGCCTGCTGCCCAGCGACACCGAGACGCTGTGCGCGCTGGGCGTCTGCGACCGGCTGGTGGGGGTGGACACCTACAGCGACTTCCCGCAGCAGGTGACGCGGCTGCCGAAGGTAGGCGGCCTCTACGACCCCGACCTCGAAAAGATTGTCGCGCTGAAGCCCGACCTGGTGGTGGTCAGCAAATACGGCAAGCTGGAAGGCCCCCTGACCCGCGCGGGCATCACGGTGCTGGCCGTGAACCCCGAAACCTACGACGAGGTGTTCAGCAAGACCCTCACGCTGGGGCGCGTGGTGAACCGCGAGGCGCAGGCGAAACAGCTCGTGCTGAACATGAAACGCGACATCGCCCGCGTGGAAATTCTGACCCGCAATGCCACGCGCAAGCCCAGCACCTACCTCGAAATCGACCCCGCGCCCTACAGTGTCGGCCCGAACTCCTTCATCGGCGTGCTGCTGGCGAAGGCGGGGGCGCGCAACATCATCCCGGCCAGCATGGGCGACTTTCCCAAGGTGGACCCCGAGTTCATCGTGAAGGCCAACCCGGCGCTGATGCTGGGCCTGGACCTCAAGACGGCCCGCTCTCGCCCCGGCTGGAACTCTCTCCAGGCCGTGAAGACCGGGCGGGTGCTGCCCATCCCGAAGGAGCTGAACACCATCCTGGGCCGCCCCGGCCCCCGGTTGCCGGAGGCGCTGCGCGGGCTGGCGCGGCTGGTTCACCCGGAACTGTTCCGGTGA
- a CDS encoding RNB domain-containing ribonuclease, producing the protein MTAASSAVPELTPAQRTEVELVARGKQEKSRTLRDLGQPETPEAAHALLLRLGLWDEARTPYADRLGATLQAVALDVPDFQEEERLDLTHLPAYAIDDEGNRDPDDAVGVETLEGGLTRLWVHVADVAALAPAGSPLDEEARARGATLYLPDRTIGMLPDALVERTGLGLRDTMPALSISLDLDADGNADAVDVHLTRVRVQRLTYTQAQERLAAGEEPFVTLARLARASRELREGEGALTIDLPEVRVKADEGGATVSPLPKPEMRAVVQECMTLAGWAAAIYADDHGLPLPFATQDAPTRDVRGDTLPAHWARRKTLARTRFQPSPGPHHGMGLDLYAQATSPMRRYLDLVVHQQLRAHLTGSDPLSGKEVAARVAQAQMNADATRQAERLSRKHHTLRFIAAQPGREWDAVVVDRRGPQATLLIPDLALDLPLSTPAAPGTPLKVRLTDVNLPALTVRARVMG; encoded by the coding sequence ATGACTGCCGCTTCTTCCGCCGTTCCCGAACTGACGCCCGCGCAGCGCACGGAGGTGGAACTCGTCGCGCGGGGCAAACAGGAGAAGTCCCGCACCCTGCGTGACCTGGGCCAGCCCGAGACGCCCGAGGCCGCGCACGCGCTGCTGCTGCGGCTGGGGCTGTGGGACGAGGCCCGCACGCCCTACGCCGACCGCCTGGGCGCGACCCTCCAGGCCGTGGCGCTGGACGTGCCCGACTTCCAGGAGGAAGAACGGCTGGACCTGACCCACCTCCCCGCCTACGCCATCGACGACGAGGGCAACCGCGACCCCGACGACGCGGTGGGTGTCGAGACGCTGGAGGGCGGCCTCACGCGGCTGTGGGTGCATGTGGCGGACGTGGCCGCCCTCGCCCCGGCGGGCAGCCCGCTGGACGAGGAGGCCCGCGCGCGCGGCGCGACGCTCTACCTGCCCGACCGGACCATCGGAATGCTGCCCGACGCGCTGGTGGAGCGCACCGGCCTGGGCCTGCGCGACACCATGCCCGCGCTGTCCATCTCGCTCGACCTCGACGCGGACGGCAACGCGGACGCGGTGGACGTACACCTGACCCGCGTGCGCGTACAGCGCCTCACCTACACGCAGGCGCAGGAGCGGCTCGCGGCGGGCGAGGAACCCTTCGTCACGCTCGCTCGCCTGGCCCGCGCCAGCCGCGAACTGCGCGAGGGGGAAGGGGCGCTGACCATCGACCTGCCCGAGGTGCGCGTGAAGGCGGACGAGGGGGGCGCGACCGTCTCTCCCCTCCCCAAGCCGGAGATGCGCGCGGTGGTGCAGGAGTGCATGACGCTGGCGGGGTGGGCCGCCGCCATCTACGCCGACGACCACGGGCTGCCGCTGCCCTTCGCCACCCAGGACGCGCCCACGCGGGACGTGCGGGGCGACACCCTCCCCGCCCACTGGGCACGCCGCAAGACGCTGGCCCGCACCCGCTTTCAGCCGTCACCGGGGCCGCACCACGGCATGGGCCTGGACCTCTACGCGCAGGCCACCAGCCCCATGCGGCGCTACCTGGACCTGGTGGTGCATCAGCAATTGCGGGCGCACCTGACCGGCAGCGACCCCCTGAGTGGCAAGGAGGTCGCCGCCCGCGTGGCCCAGGCGCAGATGAACGCCGACGCCACCCGCCAGGCCGAACGCCTCAGCCGCAAGCACCACACCCTGCGCTTTATCGCCGCCCAGCCGGGGCGCGAGTGGGACGCCGTGGTGGTGGACCGCCGCGGTCCCCAGGCCACGCTGCTGATTCCCGACCTGGCCCTGGACCTGCCCCTCAGCACGCCCGCCGCCCCCGGCACGCCACTCAAGGTCCGGCTGACGGACGTGAATCTGCCGGCGCTGACGGTGCGGGCACGGGTGATGGGGTAA
- a CDS encoding ABC transporter ATP-binding protein has product MSRAASGQRPAASADTLEARDLHVRAGSFPALQGVSAIFRAGEFAAVVGPNGAGKSTLLRALLGLSRPEAGEVCLLGRPLRAWPRAERARTLAYLAQGEALPPDSRVRDVVALGRGAGEWKWGLLPTRPWTQADEDAVTDALIRTDTLRFVDRRVADLSGGERQRVGLARALAAQPRFLLLDEPTNHLDLAYGLDVIRHARREAAGGLGVVAVLHDLNLAARADRLLLLCGGRVLAQGTPDEVLTPAHLHAAYGLRVRVLHDEGRPLILPED; this is encoded by the coding sequence ATGAGTAGGGCGGCCAGCGGCCAGCGGCCAGCGGCCAGCGCGGACACGCTGGAAGCCCGGGACCTGCACGTCCGGGCGGGGAGTTTCCCGGCGCTTCAGGGGGTGAGTGCCATCTTTCGCGCCGGGGAGTTTGCCGCCGTCGTCGGGCCGAATGGGGCGGGAAAAAGTACGCTGCTGCGGGCGCTGCTGGGGCTGAGTCGGCCGGAGGCAGGGGAGGTGTGCTTGCTGGGGCGACCGCTGCGGGCGTGGCCGCGCGCCGAACGCGCCCGCACGCTGGCCTACCTTGCGCAGGGGGAGGCGCTGCCGCCCGATTCCCGCGTGCGGGACGTGGTGGCGCTGGGGCGCGGGGCGGGGGAGTGGAAATGGGGCCTGCTGCCCACCCGCCCCTGGACCCAGGCCGACGAGGACGCCGTGACGGACGCCCTCATCCGCACCGACACCCTGCGGTTCGTGGATCGGCGCGTGGCCGACCTCAGCGGCGGCGAGCGCCAGCGCGTGGGTCTGGCCCGTGCCCTGGCCGCGCAGCCCCGCTTCCTGCTGCTCGACGAGCCGACCAACCACCTCGACCTCGCCTATGGCCTGGACGTGATTCGCCACGCCCGCCGCGAGGCCGCCGGGGGCCTGGGCGTGGTGGCCGTGCTGCACGACCTGAACCTCGCCGCCCGCGCCGACCGGCTGCTGCTGCTGTGCGGGGGCCGCGTGTTGGCGCAGGGCACGCCCGACGAGGTGCTGACCCCCGCCCACCTGCACGCCGCCTATGGCCTGCGCGTCCGCGTGCTGCACGACGAGGGCCGCCCCCTCATCCTCCCGGAGGACTGA